The genomic DNA AGGGTTAGCACATTTAACTTCACCACCCATGCAATCTCAAGATCAGTTAGCCTTTTTAATGGCCGTTAGCATTATTAAGCAGCGCCTGTCTGGATACGACATTCAAATGTCATGGGACCACCGCCGTGAACGCAGTGTCGTGACATTTAACAGCACGTTGTCGACAGACGTTCTATTCGATGTAAATGCCAGTGAATTCAAACCCATCTATGAGGCCTTCGTTGAATCGGCAAAGGCTCGCAATAGAACCCAGTCGCAATTGCATCGATATTTACAGACAGCCATAGTTTATAATGTGCCGTTCCGTTTTTTTGTTGAGCAGCCTGAGCGGCTTGCCAACGTTTCCATAAAAGATGTAAACCGAATGATGGAGTATGCTCTTGAGCAAATCAAAACGCCCCAGTAATAAACCCGTTTTGGCGCAACTGAGAATTGTCGGGGGTAAGCATCGGGGGCGAAAGTTGCCTATCCCAGCTATTGAAGGTTTGCGCCCAACACCGGACCGAATTCGAGAAACCTTATTTAATTGGCTGCAATTTGACTTGGCCGACATGCATGTTATGGACTGTTTTGCTGGGACAGGGGCTTTGGGGTTAGAAGCCTTGTCTCGTGGGGCAGAGCATTGTGATTTTGTAGAGCCTTCTATACAGGCAGCCAATTCTATTCAAGCATCTTTGACGACTCTTAAAGAAACCAATGCACGGGTTCACAAAGTTAAAGCGGCGCAGTATTTACAATCGGTTTCGAGCCCTGTCGAT from Reinekea marina includes the following:
- the rsmD gene encoding 16S rRNA (guanine(966)-N(2))-methyltransferase RsmD, which encodes MSKSKRPSNKPVLAQLRIVGGKHRGRKLPIPAIEGLRPTPDRIRETLFNWLQFDLADMHVMDCFAGTGALGLEALSRGAEHCDFVEPSIQAANSIQASLTTLKETNARVHKVKAAQYLQSVSSPVDLIFIDPPFALNLWQETLEIIETRGLLTAKGFLYLETPKSQILDLSPHWQTVKDKTAGNLRIRLVQQVNNIS